One part of the Nitrosophilus kaiyonis genome encodes these proteins:
- the mnmA gene encoding tRNA 2-thiouridine(34) synthase MnmA: MEKNLSKVLVAMSGGVDSSVTAYLLKKKGFNVIGVYMKLHKNEEYHKKNIKNVEKVAKFLDIEVDVLDKTEDFLEKVYTPFVETYIEGKTPNPCAVCNRYLKFGALIDYADYKGAEFLATGHYVKTDGKFLYEAKDKSKDQSYFLFNIEKKVLPRVIFPLGDMFKEDVKEIAKNIPILKEIAEQKESSEICFVEKSYIDILKDFTKVDMPGEVLDKNGNVIGEHKGYMHYTIGKRKGFRVYRAKHPHYVLKIIPEKNQIVVGKKEDLETTKVILKDLNMFEEKDSFEASIKVRYRMPKVPCFAKIKDNIAEVTMYQGVYGVASGQAGVFYEDEKVLGGGWIV; encoded by the coding sequence ATGGAGAAAAATTTGAGTAAAGTACTTGTTGCAATGAGTGGAGGAGTTGATTCTTCAGTAACAGCTTATCTATTGAAGAAAAAGGGATTTAATGTTATTGGCGTATATATGAAACTACATAAAAATGAAGAGTACCATAAAAAAAATATAAAAAATGTTGAAAAAGTTGCAAAATTTTTAGATATAGAAGTAGATGTTTTAGATAAAACTGAAGATTTTTTAGAAAAAGTTTATACTCCATTTGTTGAAACTTATATAGAAGGTAAAACCCCAAATCCATGTGCTGTATGTAACAGATACTTAAAATTTGGTGCCTTGATTGATTATGCAGATTATAAAGGTGCAGAGTTTTTAGCAACTGGCCATTATGTAAAAACTGATGGAAAATTTTTGTATGAAGCAAAGGATAAAAGTAAAGATCAAAGCTATTTTCTTTTCAATATAGAAAAGAAAGTTCTTCCAAGAGTAATATTTCCATTAGGAGATATGTTTAAAGAAGATGTAAAGGAAATTGCGAAAAATATCCCAATATTAAAAGAGATTGCAGAACAGAAAGAGAGTAGTGAAATCTGTTTTGTGGAAAAGAGCTATATAGATATTTTAAAAGATTTTACAAAAGTTGATATGCCGGGCGAAGTTTTAGATAAAAATGGAAATGTTATAGGTGAACATAAAGGTTATATGCACTATACAATAGGAAAAAGAAAAGGATTTAGAGTTTATAGGGCAAAACATCCTCATTATGTATTAAAAATCATTCCTGAAAAAAACCAGATTGTTGTAGGTAAAAAAGAGGATTTAGAAACTACAAAAGTTATTTTGAAAGATTTAAATATGTTTGAAGAAAAAGATAGCTTTGAAGCTTCTATCAAAGTTAGATATAGAATGCCTAAAGTTCCATGTTTTGCAAAAATAAAAGATAACATTGCAGAAGTCACAATGTATCAAGGTGTTTATGGAGTTGCAAGTGGGCAGGCTGGTGTTTTTTATGAGGATGAAAAAGTTCTTGGTGGTGGATGGATAGTTTGA
- a CDS encoding P-loop NTPase has protein sequence MRFITITSGKGGVGKSTISANLAYTLSQYGYKVALFDADIGLANLDIILNVQPEKNILDVLKGEASFEEILVNINKNLILIPGESGEEILNFKDKDLIEKFLKEIDGFNDFDFLIIDTGAGIGESVRSFIDASTDTIVITVPDPSAIMDAYAMIKYSSKIKDEIYMIINEVKNENEAKFIFNKIKTVASKHISKDIKLELLGYIERSKIISENSKIRELFVKKEPMSKPTLQMVDIVKKITKNRTKDGKNIEKGGSISSFFKKILSNF, from the coding sequence TTGAGATTTATTACAATAACAAGTGGAAAAGGCGGTGTAGGAAAAAGTACAATAAGTGCAAATTTAGCATATACTCTTTCTCAATATGGTTATAAAGTGGCACTATTTGATGCTGATATTGGTCTAGCTAATCTTGATATTATATTAAATGTTCAACCTGAGAAAAATATTTTGGATGTATTAAAAGGAGAAGCATCTTTTGAAGAGATATTGGTAAATATAAATAAAAATCTAATTCTCATTCCAGGAGAGAGTGGCGAAGAGATATTAAATTTTAAAGATAAAGATTTAATAGAAAAATTTTTAAAAGAGATAGACGGATTTAATGATTTTGATTTTTTGATTATTGATACTGGAGCTGGAATAGGAGAGAGTGTAAGAAGTTTTATAGATGCCTCAACTGATACTATTGTTATAACTGTACCTGATCCTTCGGCGATTATGGATGCTTATGCAATGATTAAATATAGTAGCAAAATAAAAGATGAGATATATATGATAATAAATGAAGTAAAAAATGAGAATGAGGCAAAATTTATATTCAATAAAATAAAAACAGTTGCTAGCAAACATATTTCAAAAGATATAAAACTGGAACTTTTAGGATATATTGAAAGGAGTAAAATTATAAGTGAAAATTCAAAAATAAGAGAGCTTTTTGTAAAAAAAGAGCCTATGAGTAAACCTACTTTGCAAATGGTAGATATTGTAAAAAAAATAACAAAAAATAGAACAAAAGATGGAAAAAATATAGAAAAAGGTGGCTCTATATCATCATTTTTCAAAAAAATATTAAGTAATTTTTAA
- the folK gene encoding 2-amino-4-hydroxy-6-hydroxymethyldihydropteridine diphosphokinase → MKRKIDNKLSLFYTYGYPYINKNPKNLPFVATIGIGGNLGDVKKRFKKVLNILKNSNKISIVATSPLLKNPPFGYKDQPDFYNAVILLKTSMKPKRLLNYLLKIEKRFKRVRTFKNAPRTLDLDIIFYNNSKVDEKDLKIPHPKWSERASVVIPLYLLGEMI, encoded by the coding sequence TTGAAAAGAAAAATTGATAATAAACTATCTTTATTTTATACTTATGGATATCCTTACATAAATAAAAATCCAAAAAATTTGCCTTTTGTTGCAACTATTGGAATAGGAGGTAATTTAGGAGATGTTAAAAAAAGATTTAAAAAGGTTTTAAATATTTTAAAAAACTCAAATAAAATTTCAATAGTAGCAACATCACCTCTTTTAAAAAACCCACCATTTGGGTATAAAGATCAACCAGATTTTTACAATGCTGTAATATTGCTAAAAACATCAATGAAACCAAAAAGATTATTAAATTATCTTTTAAAAATTGAAAAGCGTTTTAAAAGAGTTAGAACTTTTAAAAATGCCCCAAGAACTTTGGATCTTGATATAATATTTTATAATAATTCAAAAGTAGATGAAAAAGATTTAAAAATTCCTCATCCAAAATGGAGTGAAAGAGCTTCTGTTGTCATACCTTTGTATCTTCTTGGAGAGATGATTTGA
- a CDS encoding M24 family metallopeptidase yields MDCYILKDENAVYYECGYSCDNEIFLKIYDEAYFITDSRYTLDAKENIKNAEVIESRELIKEARRVLRKKRVKKLWFDPKDFNLKDVEELKKSGVFLKEAFNFSWKKRAIKSEDEIEKIKKSVLLNKKAFEEFSIFLKKEGEGKTEKRLHFEAISILSSFGERDLSFDPIFAINENAAKPHAIPSNKILKKGDLILFDAGVKYKRYCSDRTRTSLYDNDINFEYSQKFKNPKIQKAYDLVLKAHDEAIKKARSGMRAKEIDKIAREIIDSSEFKGYFVHSLGHGVGLDIHEMPFISSKSDTIIEDSMVFTIEPGIYIPGEFGIRIEDMVVMKNGKAQIL; encoded by the coding sequence ATGGATTGTTATATTTTAAAAGATGAAAATGCTGTATATTATGAGTGTGGCTATTCATGTGATAATGAGATATTTTTAAAAATATATGATGAGGCCTATTTTATAACAGATTCAAGATATACATTAGATGCAAAAGAGAATATAAAAAATGCAGAGGTTATTGAAAGCAGAGAGCTTATAAAAGAGGCAAGAAGAGTATTAAGAAAAAAAAGAGTTAAAAAACTATGGTTTGACCCTAAAGATTTTAATTTAAAAGATGTTGAAGAGCTTAAAAAAAGTGGAGTTTTTCTTAAAGAGGCTTTTAACTTTTCATGGAAGAAAAGAGCTATAAAAAGTGAAGATGAGATAGAAAAAATTAAAAAAAGTGTCCTTTTGAATAAAAAAGCTTTTGAAGAGTTTAGTATTTTTTTAAAAAAAGAAGGGGAAGGAAAAACTGAAAAGAGACTCCATTTTGAAGCAATCTCAATTTTAAGCAGTTTTGGAGAAAGAGATCTTAGTTTTGATCCGATATTTGCTATTAATGAAAATGCTGCTAAACCCCATGCCATTCCTAGCAATAAAATTTTAAAAAAGGGAGATTTGATTTTATTTGATGCAGGTGTGAAATATAAAAGATACTGCTCTGATAGAACGAGGACATCTTTATATGATAATGATATAAATTTTGAATATAGCCAAAAATTTAAAAACCCAAAAATTCAAAAGGCGTATGATTTAGTTTTAAAAGCTCATGATGAGGCTATTAAAAAGGCAAGAAGTGGAATGAGAGCAAAAGAGATAGATAAAATTGCAAGAGAAATTATTGACAGTAGTGAATTTAAAGGCTATTTTGTTCATTCATTGGGGCATGGAGTTGGACTTGATATTCATGAGATGCCTTTTATATCTTCAAAAAGTGATACTATAATAGAGGACTCAATGGTATTTACAATTGAGCCTGGCATATATATACCAGGAGAATTTGGAATAAGAATAGAGGATATGGTTGTTATGAAAAATGGAAAAGCGCAAATTTTATGA
- the aroQ gene encoding type II 3-dehydroquinate dehydratase, with protein MKVVVIQGPNLNMLGIREQNIYGPMKLEDIHAQMKNFAEQNGMEIEFFQSNLEGEIVDKIQECLGDAQGIIINPAAYTHTSIAIRDAIAAVQIPTIEVHISNIYRREEFRQKSLIAPVCAGQISGFGPFSYHLAMVAMLQIFNEMKALAEAQKKQQQ; from the coding sequence ATGAAAGTGGTTGTTATTCAAGGACCAAATCTTAATATGCTTGGAATTAGAGAGCAAAATATATATGGACCTATGAAGCTTGAAGATATTCATGCTCAAATGAAAAATTTCGCAGAGCAAAATGGTATGGAGATTGAGTTTTTTCAAAGCAATTTAGAAGGCGAAATAGTTGATAAGATTCAAGAGTGTTTAGGAGATGCACAAGGAATTATTATAAATCCAGCTGCTTATACTCATACTTCAATAGCTATAAGAGATGCAATAGCTGCAGTTCAAATTCCAACAATTGAAGTGCATATCTCAAATATATATAGAAGAGAAGAGTTTAGACAAAAATCTTTGATAGCTCCTGTTTGTGCTGGACAAATAAGTGGTTTTGGACCATTTAGCTATCATTTGGCAATGGTTGCAATGCTTCAGATTTTTAATGAAATGAAAGCATTAGCTGAAGCTCAGAAAAAACAGCAACAATGA
- the mqnF gene encoding aminofutalosine deaminase family hydrolase produces MKIVKTKYILTPDKIISDRAVAFDEKIVDIDEFEILKEKYPDAKIVEYENNSCLLPGFINSHVHLEFSANKASLSYGDFIIWLNSVIKKREELIPKCDEDCLKNAIDTMLKSGITSFGAVSSYGYDMNVCSQAPQRVVYFNEIIGSNPAAADVLYNDFIQRVKESIKLKDEKFIPAIAIHSPYSVHRVLVEKAIEFAKKNSFLISTHFMESRAEREWLDKATGDFKAFFEDFLNQSIPANRALDFLEMFNGTNSLFVHTVWCNEKELEIIEKNRHSIIHCPVSNRLLGNGALDIGKIKYLGINFLTATDGLSSNYSLNLYEELKSALFVHYYIDPNVLAMDLIRSVTKNAAAALKLNCGEIEIGKYADLQIVELPEDLDNLNEIPLNIILHTKKVKNVFISGEMYE; encoded by the coding sequence ATGAAAATAGTTAAAACTAAATATATTTTAACTCCTGATAAAATTATCTCAGATAGAGCAGTAGCTTTTGATGAAAAAATAGTTGATATTGATGAATTTGAGATATTAAAAGAAAAATATCCAGATGCAAAAATAGTTGAATATGAAAATAACAGCTGTTTGCTACCTGGTTTTATAAACTCTCATGTTCATTTGGAATTTAGTGCAAATAAAGCATCACTTTCATATGGAGATTTTATCATTTGGCTAAATAGTGTTATTAAAAAAAGAGAAGAACTTATTCCAAAATGTGATGAAGATTGTTTAAAAAATGCAATAGATACTATGTTAAAATCTGGCATAACTTCATTTGGAGCAGTAAGCAGTTATGGATATGATATGAATGTATGCTCACAAGCTCCGCAAAGGGTAGTCTATTTTAATGAGATAATAGGTTCAAATCCTGCTGCTGCCGATGTTTTATATAATGATTTTATCCAAAGAGTAAAAGAGTCAATAAAATTAAAAGATGAAAAATTTATTCCTGCAATTGCAATTCATTCACCATATTCTGTTCATAGAGTTTTAGTAGAAAAAGCAATAGAGTTTGCCAAAAAAAACTCATTTTTAATATCAACACATTTTATGGAAAGCAGAGCTGAAAGAGAGTGGCTAGATAAAGCTACTGGGGATTTTAAAGCTTTTTTTGAAGACTTTTTAAATCAATCAATTCCTGCAAATAGAGCGTTAGATTTTTTAGAGATGTTTAATGGTACCAATTCATTATTTGTACATACTGTATGGTGCAATGAAAAAGAGCTTGAAATTATTGAAAAAAATAGACACTCAATTATTCACTGTCCAGTCTCAAATAGGCTTCTTGGAAACGGAGCACTAGATATTGGTAAAATAAAATATCTAGGTATCAACTTTTTAACAGCTACAGATGGATTAAGCTCAAACTACTCTTTAAATCTATATGAAGAGCTAAAAAGTGCTCTTTTTGTTCATTATTATATAGACCCAAATGTTTTAGCAATGGACTTAATAAGAAGTGTTACAAAAAATGCAGCTGCTGCACTAAAATTAAATTGTGGAGAAATTGAGATAGGAAAATATGCAGATCTTCAAATAGTAGAACTTCCTGAGGATTTAGATAATTTAAATGAGATTCCTTTAAATATCATTCTTCATACAAAAAAAGTAAAAAATGTTTTTATTTCAGGAGAGATGTATGAGTGA
- the sppA gene encoding signal peptide peptidase SppA: MSDFFKKIFKPITALLEFIQKYFKSLIFLLIVFLIFSSSKQQALQKPNLMEIELKGPIIDAKEILKKIDEANRPNIKGVLFVVSSPGGAVAPSIEISLAIKKLKEKKPVIAYAAGTMASGSYYASIWANKIIANPGSAIGSIGVIFESANIKKLIDKIGIEPQVVKAGKYKEVGTPFREWKSYEKEEIKKVIFDTYDMFVKDVAKARGLKIEDKDKFAEAHIFTARQAKKVGLIDKVGTIYDAKKELIKLSGVKRAIWKKEDKFEKFMEKIVDETSTKITSLLFGFTIK, translated from the coding sequence ATGAGTGATTTTTTTAAAAAGATTTTTAAACCAATAACTGCTCTACTTGAATTTATACAAAAATATTTTAAATCCTTAATCTTCTTACTTATAGTTTTTTTGATTTTTTCATCTTCAAAACAGCAAGCCTTGCAAAAACCAAATTTAATGGAGATAGAGTTAAAAGGTCCAATAATTGATGCAAAAGAGATACTCAAAAAAATTGATGAAGCAAATAGGCCAAATATTAAAGGTGTTTTGTTTGTTGTTAGCTCTCCTGGAGGTGCGGTTGCTCCATCTATTGAGATATCACTTGCTATTAAAAAATTAAAAGAAAAAAAACCAGTTATAGCATATGCTGCTGGAACTATGGCTAGTGGTAGTTATTATGCATCTATTTGGGCTAATAAAATCATAGCAAACCCTGGAAGTGCAATTGGATCTATTGGTGTAATATTTGAAAGTGCAAATATAAAAAAACTTATTGACAAAATTGGCATTGAGCCTCAAGTTGTTAAAGCTGGAAAATATAAAGAGGTAGGCACTCCTTTTAGAGAGTGGAAAAGCTATGAAAAAGAAGAGATTAAAAAGGTTATTTTTGATACATATGACATGTTTGTAAAAGATGTAGCAAAAGCAAGAGGTTTAAAAATAGAAGATAAAGATAAATTTGCCGAAGCTCATATTTTTACTGCAAGACAAGCAAAGAAAGTTGGCCTTATAGATAAAGTAGGTACTATCTATGATGCAAAAAAAGAGTTAATAAAGCTTAGCGGTGTAAAAAGAGCAATCTGGAAAAAAGAGGATAAATTTGAAAAATTTATGGAAAAAATTGTAGATGAGACATCAACAAAAATAACCTCTTTACTATTTGGATTTACAATTAAATAG